Part of the Parafrankia discariae genome is shown below.
AGACGATCCGGTCGGGGTCGGTGAACCACCCCGGCAACTCCGGCGCCGGAGCCGGGGGCGGAGGGGGTGGAGGAGGGACGGGGAGGAGCCCCGCCGGAGGGGTTGGAGCAGCGTGAATCATGCATGCCTCCAGGCATGTGAGCAGGGCAAACAGGACGTGGCAGAGGTGAGGCGGTCCGGGTGGGGCCGCCGCCGGGGTTCCGGGCGGCGGCACCACCCGGCGCAGAGGGGCCGGGTTAGAACGGGTCGGCGTCGTCGTCCACCGGCCGGCGGGTGGCCGGTCGGCGAGCAGCGCGACCCGGCCCGGTGTCCGCGACGGCGGGGCGTTCGACCCAGCCCGGGTCGAGCGATCCCGTGTCGGTGGGAGTGGCGGTGGTGGTGGTGTCGGCCGGGTCTGTGGTGATCAGGGTGTGTTCGGCGGGGGAGGCCAGGGCGTGTAGGGCGGTGCGCTGCCCGGTTCCGGTCAGCAGCAGGGCGTCGCCGGGGCCGGCGGTGAGTAGCTGGGTGGCTTCGCCGTCGGTGAGCTTGTAGACCCGACGCAGCTCGTCGATCACGCTGGGGTCCTGGCGGAGCAGGATCTGGGTGGCCGCGTTCGCGACGACCGCCCGGCCGAGCTCGGAACCGAGCAGGTCGGCGGAGTCCTGCGTTGCCACGGCCAGACCTGCCCAGTGCTTACGGGCGGCTTTCGCGAGGCGGAAAAGGAACTTGGCGCCGGCGGGGTGGGCCATCAGCAGCCACCCCTCATCCACCACCACGAGGCGCCGCCGGCGTCGGGCCGGGTCGGCGACGGTCCGCCAGATCGCGTCCAGGGTGAGCAGGGTGCCGGCGGCTTTCAGCTCGTCGGGCAGGGCGCGCAGCGAGTAGACGACGAGATGCCCGGTGGGCTGGGTCGTGGTCGGGTGAGCGAACAGACCGGCATGCGACCCGGAGGTAAACGGGGCGAGGCGGGCGGCGAGTGCCGGGCCGGCCGGGTCCTCCGCGCTGCGCAGGGCGGCGGCGACGTCGGCGAGCAGCGGGGCGGGCCGAGTCCAGGTGGCCCGGTCGTGGGTGATCCCGGCAGCGTGGTAGGCGCTCAGGATCGCCGCGTCCAACACCGCCCGACCCCCCGCGCCCAGACCACCGCCGTCATCGGCGGTGGGGTCACCAAGCAGGGTGGTGATCAACGTGTGGCAGAACAGGGCCCGGCGCGTGAGGAGGTCGGGGTCGTGGTGGGAGTGGGCGGGCAGGTCGAGGGGGTTGAGGTGCACCCCAGGCTCCCCGAGTGCGAGGCGGGTGCCCCCGACGGCGGTGGCGAGCCGGCTGTACTCGTCCTCCGGATCCACGACGGCGACCTCAACGCCCTGGTAGAGGGAGCGCAGAACGTCGAGCTTCGTGAGGAAGCTTTTGCCGGCGCCCGACGCGCCGGTGGTCACGGAGTTGTAGTTCGGCTGCGCCCACCGGTCATGCATCACCAGGCCCGCCGAGTGCAGATTCGTCCCATAGGCAACCGGGGCGGCCCCGGTGCGGTCCACGTCGGGTAGGGGTAGGTCGGGGGTGGTGAACGGGATCCCGGCGGCGAGGGCCTGGGTGTCCATCGCCCGGCGGATCTGGAGCAGGTCCAGGCCCAGGGGCAGGGTGCTGACCCAGCCCTGCACCGTGCGGTACCGGGCGCGGCGCACCGTGAGCAGCAGACTGTGCGCCAGCGCGGTGACCCGCGCCGCCTCCTCCGCGAGCTGCTCGCGGCTGTCGGCGTAGACGGTCAGGTACAACCCGACGCGGAACAGCCGTGCCTCACCACGCGCGACCTGACGGGCCAGCTCCCCGGCGTCCTGGGCGGCGGCGTCCAGCTCCGGGTCGGCGAGCTTTCCCGCCTGCGCGTCGGCGCGGCGGCCGGACTCGAGCCGGCTCAGCTGGCGGCGCAGCCGCAGCGCCGCCACCGCGGGCGGGGTCGGGTCGATGTGCAGGGCGACGTCGAGGCGGCCCGGGTAGGCCAGCAGCGGCTCCATCCATCCCGGCCCGACCTCACGCGGGTAGCCGACCACGCTGATCGTGGTCGCGCAGATGCCGCTGACTTCGATCTGCCCGGCATCGACCAGCAGCGCGGGTGGGGTGAACAGCGCCGGACCCTCGACCGGCAGCCCCTGCCCCGGCCCCTGCCCGCGGGTGGGGCGCAGGGGCCGGCGGCTGCGGGACGGTGCACCCTGCTCGGCGACGTGCAGCCGGTTGCGGCGGCTCATCGACGGCCTCCCGTCCGCGCCGGTCCGAGGACCGGACCGGCAGCGGTGGCACCCTCGGGCGGTGGTGGACCTGCCGGGTCGGCGGCGGAGGCCAGCAGGCTGGTCAGCTCGGGGCCGGACAGGATCCGCCCGCGTAGGCCGGCGGCGGCGAGCAGGCCGAGGGCTTCCTCGAGACGGCGCGCCGCCGCCGCCGCGGCACTGTCCCGGCCGCCACGCAGCGCGGGGATGGGTTCGTAGGCGGTGAGCAGGATCTGCCGGCTCCGCAACCGCCGGCTCGCCGCGATATCGCCGAGGAAGTGGGCGTGGTCACGGGCCGCGGCGGCCAATGCCGGATGAGGCGCCTGCTCGGCCAGGGTGCGTAGCCGGTCGGTGTGCGGGTCGAGGCGGACCGGCACCCCGCGGATGGTGATCTGGATCCGGCCGGACAGCGCGTTGAGCATCCGCGCATACCCGGCGACCTTCCGCCCGGTGTCGCTGTCGCCGGCGAGGGCGAGGTTCACCCCCGCCACTTCGGCGACGACCCCGACCGCGCCGCGCAGGTCGAGCACCCCAGCCGCGTCCACCCCGCCGGCCAGCGGCCTCGCCGCCACCGGCGTACGACGGCGGGCGGCGGGGATGTCAGGTAGCCAGCCAGGCTGCGCGGGGATCCCTTCGGGGGCGGCGAGGTGGAGCTTGGGGGCACGGTGGTGGGCCAGGGCGGCGGCAGCGTACCGGTCCGCGGTCACCCCTCCGCGCTGCCCGAGCGCGAGAGCGGCGCCGCCGCCGAGCAACGGCACCACCAGCACCGCCACCACCGGCAGCGGCAGATACGGCGAGGCGGTCCAGTACACCGCGACCGCGAGCAGGACCGGCGGGGCCAGCAGCGTCAGCTGACGGGCGGTCAACCCGGCCAGGATCCGATCCGGCCGATCCACATCAGACGGAATCCGAACCCGATCAGATCGGGAGGTTTCGGGCATAGCAAACACGACCTTTCAGGCCACAGAGCGACAAGAAGGAGAGAGAGAACGCCGGAGGCGGCGGTTAGAGGGGGATGCCGAGCCTGTGGAGGCCCTGGCGCAACAGCCGGTACTTCACCAGCGACACGACGGTGGAACGGCCGCCACCCATGACGGTGCGCATCACCGTGGATTGCAGGCGGATCGCGACGTAGAACAGCCCAGCGGCGGTCAGAATGTTGCCGAGACTGTCCGCGACGCCCACCGGGTGGAACGCCCCGTCATCGGTGGCGAACAGCACCCGCACACCCAGGACGAGCAGCACCGACTGGCCGACCTGCACCGCCAGACAGCCCACCGCGGCCCGCCAGTACAGGTTCGCGATGTGCTCCGTCCACGGCAGGCCCCGGCAGATCAGCATCAGCGGACCGGTCACCGCCAGCCCCATCAGCACGATCACCCGGATCACCCAGCCGACGAGCAGCATCACGATCATCCCGACCACGCCGATCAGCAACAAGACCAGGAAGATGCCGTGGATCCGCCCCGCCGCCAGCACCGTCAGCAAATCACCGAACGCCCCGCTCGCATCGAACCCACCCATGGTCGTGAACGCACGGGACAAGGCGTTCGCGGCGGAGATCGACCAGCCGATCAGCGGCAGGCTCAGGTTCGCCTCCCCGAACCCGAGGATCATCCGAGGGAGCATTTCCTTGGCGGTGGCGCGGGTCTGCACACTGTCGTAACCCATCGCCGCGACCCCACCAGCCATCAACACCAGCAGCATCACACTGTTCGCGATCAGCACGCTGCCCGCCCACAGCTGGCGGATCCGCGGCTGCTCCGTCACATCCGGAGTGCTCAGAATGGTCTGGCCGAGCAGACGCACGACCGGCTCCAACGCCGCCTCGACGAGCCCCTCAAACCAGCCATTGATCGCCCGCAGGATCCGCCCGGGGATGTCCGCCCAGCCGAACAGCGTGCCCACCACTCCACCACCACCACCACTGTCAGGGGCGGGGGCGGTCGGGGCCGGCTGTGCGGACGGTGGCGCTGGCACCTGTCCTGGCACCGCGGTCGGCGCCGGTGCCTCCTCGGAGCCCTCGGGGGAGGGCCCGCCGGAGGGAACAGGCGCATCCCCGCCGGAGGGAGCCGGCACGACCGAGGGGACCTGCGGGCTGGGGTCGGCGGGCTCCACCCCCGGCCCCGGAGGGCCCGCCGGAGCCGGTGCGGCGGGCGACGGTGCCGGTGCGGCCGGGACCGCGGCCTGCGCCCCCACCACCCCCAGCACCCCAGCACCCACCGCCAGCACGCACACGACCACCCCGACCCGCCACCCCCACACCCGGGGCCGCCGCGGCTTCCGCCCTGGCCGGAACATCAGGCCCCGACCACCGAACGCAACGCCTGCAACACCAACGGCGCCAGGACCGCCAGGCTGTACCCGATCGCGGCGTTACGGAACGCGCCTTTCGCCCGCTCCACCTCCCCGGGATCACCGTTCGCGCTCCCATATCGCGCGGCCCCGAGGGTGAAGAAGAACGTCGCGA
Proteins encoded:
- a CDS encoding VirB4 family type IV secretion system protein; protein product: MSRRNRLHVAEQGAPSRSRRPLRPTRGQGPGQGLPVEGPALFTPPALLVDAGQIEVSGICATTISVVGYPREVGPGWMEPLLAYPGRLDVALHIDPTPPAVAALRLRRQLSRLESGRRADAQAGKLADPELDAAAQDAGELARQVARGEARLFRVGLYLTVYADSREQLAEEAARVTALAHSLLLTVRRARYRTVQGWVSTLPLGLDLLQIRRAMDTQALAAGIPFTTPDLPLPDVDRTGAAPVAYGTNLHSAGLVMHDRWAQPNYNSVTTGASGAGKSFLTKLDVLRSLYQGVEVAVVDPEDEYSRLATAVGGTRLALGEPGVHLNPLDLPAHSHHDPDLLTRRALFCHTLITTLLGDPTADDGGGLGAGGRAVLDAAILSAYHAAGITHDRATWTRPAPLLADVAAALRSAEDPAGPALAARLAPFTSGSHAGLFAHPTTTQPTGHLVVYSLRALPDELKAAGTLLTLDAIWRTVADPARRRRRLVVVDEGWLLMAHPAGAKFLFRLAKAARKHWAGLAVATQDSADLLGSELGRAVVANAATQILLRQDPSVIDELRRVYKLTDGEATQLLTAGPGDALLLTGTGQRTALHALASPAEHTLITTDPADTTTTATPTDTGSLDPGWVERPAVADTGPGRAARRPATRRPVDDDADPF
- a CDS encoding PrgI family protein is translated as MPETSRSDRVRIPSDVDRPDRILAGLTARQLTLLAPPVLLAVAVYWTASPYLPLPVVAVLVVPLLGGGAALALGQRGGVTADRYAAAALAHHRAPKLHLAAPEGIPAQPGWLPDIPAARRRTPVAARPLAGGVDAAGVLDLRGAVGVVAEVAGVNLALAGDSDTGRKVAGYARMLNALSGRIQITIRGVPVRLDPHTDRLRTLAEQAPHPALAAAARDHAHFLGDIAASRRLRSRQILLTAYEPIPALRGGRDSAAAAAARRLEEALGLLAAAGLRGRILSGPELTSLLASAADPAGPPPPEGATAAGPVLGPARTGGRR